In Pseudomonas fluorescens NCIMB 11764, a single window of DNA contains:
- a CDS encoding response regulator, which yields MTCNLLLVDDHSLIRAGVRALVLDIPGYAVIGEANDGSQLLEMVERLSPDIVLLDISMKETGGLEALQRLKRVHPQSKVLILSMHTDPALIMQALESGAHGYLLKDTTATELEHALDALRNNERYLSPAIAHTVINQALTRNQKHQPEPADSHNLTARQLEILRLIVRGKSTREIANGLGLSIKTVETHRSQIMKRLQIYDVAGLVLFAVREQIISLDD from the coding sequence TTGACTTGTAACTTACTTTTGGTGGATGACCACTCGCTGATCAGAGCTGGCGTGCGCGCTCTGGTGCTGGATATTCCCGGCTACGCGGTAATCGGCGAGGCCAATGACGGCTCGCAGTTGCTCGAGATGGTCGAGCGACTGTCCCCGGACATCGTGCTGCTGGATATTTCCATGAAGGAAACCGGAGGCCTTGAAGCTTTGCAGCGACTCAAGCGAGTACACCCGCAAAGCAAAGTGTTGATCCTGTCGATGCACACTGACCCGGCGCTCATCATGCAGGCACTGGAATCTGGCGCTCACGGCTACCTGCTCAAGGACACAACGGCCACCGAACTCGAACATGCGCTGGATGCCCTGCGCAACAACGAGCGCTACCTGAGCCCGGCCATTGCCCATACCGTCATCAACCAGGCGCTGACCCGCAACCAGAAACACCAGCCGGAACCCGCCGACTCGCACAACCTGACCGCGCGCCAGCTGGAAATCCTGCGACTGATCGTTCGCGGAAAATCCACCCGGGAAATCGCCAACGGCCTGGGCCTGAGCATCAAGACGGTTGAAACCCATCGCTCGCAGATCATGAAGCGCTTGCAGATCTACGATGTGGCGGGCCTGGTCCTCTTCGCCGTGCGTGAGCAAATCATCAGCCTGGACGATTGA
- a CDS encoding sensor histidine kinase: MYASLKSITTWPPSRENARRFTLLLCTCSALGSLAIYSLSTRLPLSLLLLNMAALACVLAQHCLSRKSIKFEPQELADRLLKVQENERHRLSRELHDDIGQLLTAAKLQSEWLKRRMPEELQDQCSTLCDTLEETLTKVRDVSAILNPRQLTSLGLEASLRAHLLKTLANTQVHWSLECHSRLTGIPEEMAVAAFRITQEAVTNILRHAEAKNLLVRLQRQPQGLTLLISDDGLGFAPATDPGREGQRGMAGMSERIDQLGGTLCVTSEPGKGTQIEALFPWAPRALERASTNKVLH; this comes from the coding sequence ATGTACGCCAGCCTCAAGTCAATCACCACGTGGCCACCCTCCCGAGAAAACGCGCGCCGGTTCACGCTATTGCTGTGTACCTGCTCGGCGCTCGGCAGTCTGGCGATCTATAGCCTGTCCACTCGCCTGCCACTCAGTCTGCTGCTGCTGAATATGGCGGCGCTGGCTTGCGTCCTGGCGCAGCATTGCCTCTCGCGCAAGTCTATAAAGTTCGAACCACAAGAGCTGGCCGACCGATTATTGAAGGTTCAGGAAAACGAACGGCACCGACTCAGTCGGGAACTGCATGACGATATCGGCCAGTTACTGACTGCGGCAAAACTTCAAAGTGAATGGCTGAAACGTCGAATGCCCGAAGAGCTGCAAGATCAATGCTCAACGCTCTGCGACACGCTGGAAGAAACCCTGACCAAAGTTCGTGACGTGTCGGCCATTCTCAATCCCAGGCAGCTGACCAGCCTTGGGCTGGAAGCCAGTCTGCGTGCACATTTGCTCAAGACACTGGCTAATACGCAGGTGCACTGGAGCCTGGAATGCCACTCACGATTGACCGGCATCCCGGAAGAAATGGCCGTCGCCGCCTTTCGAATCACCCAGGAAGCGGTGACCAATATATTGCGCCACGCCGAAGCGAAAAATCTGTTGGTTCGCCTGCAACGCCAGCCTCAAGGCCTGACGCTGTTGATCAGCGATGACGGCCTGGGTTTCGCGCCGGCGACAGATCCCGGCCGTGAGGGACAACGTGGAATGGCCGGGATGTCGGAACGGATCGACCAGTTGGGCGGTACGCTGTGCGTGACCAGCGAGCCGGGCAAAGGCACTCAAATCGAAGCTCTCTTCCCGTGGGCGCCACGTGCGCTGGAACGGGCCAGTACGAATAAGGTTTTGCATTGA
- the mobA gene encoding molybdenum cofactor guanylyltransferase MobA: MTLNTQLPSCSILLLAGGRGQRMGGQDKGLIEWHGEPLIAHLHRKTRSLSDDLIISCNRNLEKYAPYADQLVHDDEGDFPGPLAGIRAGLKAARHESLMVLPCDVPRIDAALLHSMREAASQHPDTPLMLRHGEHWEPLLCIIPVALGEAFEKAWQEGERSPGRLMRKLGAIALQCPENDPRLANLNTPELLSAHNNVSD; the protein is encoded by the coding sequence ATGACCTTGAATACACAGTTGCCATCCTGCTCCATTTTGCTCCTCGCAGGTGGTCGCGGCCAACGTATGGGCGGTCAGGACAAGGGCTTGATCGAGTGGCACGGTGAGCCGCTGATTGCGCATCTTCATCGCAAAACCCGCTCGCTGAGTGACGACCTGATCATCTCCTGCAACAGGAACCTGGAAAAGTACGCGCCCTACGCCGACCAGTTGGTCCATGATGACGAAGGTGATTTTCCCGGGCCCTTGGCCGGTATTCGTGCAGGCCTGAAGGCCGCCCGCCATGAATCTCTGATGGTTTTGCCGTGCGATGTACCACGCATCGATGCCGCCCTGCTCCACAGCATGCGCGAAGCGGCCAGCCAGCATCCGGACACCCCCCTGATGTTGCGTCATGGAGAGCACTGGGAACCCTTGCTGTGCATCATCCCCGTAGCCCTGGGCGAAGCATTCGAAAAGGCCTGGCAGGAAGGCGAACGCAGCCCGGGCCGCCTGATGCGAAAACTGGGCGCGATTGCTCTGCAATGCCCTGAAAACGATCCTCGCCTGGCCAACCTTAATACCCCGGAGTTGCTGAGCGCTCACAACAACGTGTCAGATTGA
- a CDS encoding enoyl-CoA hydratase/isomerase family protein, which produces MSTLPVCQTLLLELHNGVLHITLNRPESRNAMSLLMVTELRSVLSAVRDDREIRALVIGGAGGHFCAGGDIKDMANARAQGPSAYRDLNRAFGALLQEVQHAPQVVITVLQGAVLGGGLGLACVSDVALADHQAQFGLPETSLGLLPAQIAPFVVQRIGLTQARRLALTAARFDGTHARRMGLVHFVEHDAQALAERLDEVLAHVLCCAPGANATTKKLLLASAGQPSDALLDEAADWFSEAVTGAEGVEGTMAFVQKRKPGWAL; this is translated from the coding sequence ATGAGCACCCTGCCGGTTTGCCAGACGTTATTGCTCGAATTGCATAACGGTGTGCTGCACATCACCCTCAACCGCCCGGAAAGCCGCAATGCCATGAGCTTGCTGATGGTCACCGAGTTACGTTCGGTGCTGTCGGCAGTGCGCGATGATCGCGAGATTCGGGCCCTGGTGATCGGCGGTGCCGGCGGGCACTTCTGCGCCGGTGGCGACATCAAGGACATGGCCAATGCCCGTGCTCAGGGACCATCGGCGTACCGCGATTTGAACCGGGCGTTTGGCGCGCTGCTGCAGGAAGTGCAACACGCGCCACAAGTGGTGATCACGGTGCTGCAAGGCGCGGTGCTCGGCGGTGGTCTGGGGCTGGCATGCGTCAGCGATGTCGCCCTGGCGGATCATCAGGCGCAATTCGGTTTGCCGGAAACCAGCCTCGGCTTGCTGCCCGCGCAGATTGCACCGTTCGTGGTGCAGCGTATCGGTTTGACCCAGGCTCGACGGTTGGCACTGACTGCAGCGCGATTTGATGGGACCCACGCCCGCCGCATGGGGCTGGTGCATTTTGTCGAGCATGACGCGCAAGCGCTGGCCGAGCGTCTCGATGAAGTCCTGGCCCATGTGCTGTGCTGCGCGCCGGGGGCGAATGCAACGACCAAAAAGCTGTTGCTGGCGAGTGCCGGACAGCCTTCGGATGCGCTGCTGGATGAAGCGGCTGATTGGTTCAGCGAAGCGGTGACCGGGGCTGAAGGGGTCGAAGGGACCATGGCTTTCGTGCAGAAGCGTAAACCGGGGTGGGCCCTTTAA
- the glp gene encoding gephyrin-like molybdotransferase Glp: MNPAGKPGKTGSLMAVEVALARLLEMAEATPIAARERLPLAQVQGRVLAADLVSTLDLPPWPNSAMDGYALRMADWTGEPLSVSQKIFAGNAPEPLKPGTCARIFTGAPVPAGADCVEMQENAEVLADERVRFLEVLTSGQNIRPKGQETTVGELILAAGTRLGPIEQGLAASLGCAELDVIRKVRVAVLSTGDELIEPGQALGPGQIYNSNRVLLCSWLQRLGCEVIDAGILADNLETTRARLGELKDVDLILSTGGVSVGEADFLGIALREEGELTLWKLAIKPGKPLTFGHFRGVPVIGLPGNPASTLVTFALLARPYLLRRQGVKDVDPLKVQVPAGFVWPKAGNRREYLRGRLENGRAIIYKNQSSGVLRSAAWADGLVEVREDRTLVEGDSVGFIPLSEVLG; the protein is encoded by the coding sequence GTGAATCCCGCGGGTAAGCCAGGCAAGACAGGCAGCCTGATGGCTGTCGAGGTGGCGCTGGCGCGCTTGCTGGAAATGGCCGAAGCCACGCCGATTGCCGCGCGTGAACGCTTGCCGTTGGCGCAGGTTCAAGGTCGTGTGTTGGCCGCTGACCTGGTCTCGACACTTGATCTGCCGCCGTGGCCCAACAGTGCGATGGACGGATACGCGTTGCGCATGGCCGACTGGACGGGAGAGCCGTTGTCCGTCAGCCAGAAGATTTTTGCAGGTAACGCTCCGGAACCATTGAAGCCCGGCACCTGCGCACGAATTTTCACCGGTGCGCCTGTTCCTGCGGGTGCAGACTGCGTCGAGATGCAGGAAAACGCCGAGGTACTGGCGGATGAGCGAGTACGTTTCCTCGAGGTCCTCACGTCAGGACAAAACATCCGCCCGAAAGGCCAGGAAACCACCGTCGGTGAGTTGATTCTGGCTGCGGGCACACGCCTTGGCCCGATCGAGCAGGGGCTCGCTGCATCACTGGGATGCGCCGAGCTGGATGTGATTCGCAAGGTCCGCGTTGCGGTACTCTCCACCGGCGATGAACTGATTGAACCGGGTCAGGCGCTTGGGCCGGGCCAGATCTACAACAGTAACCGAGTGTTGCTCTGCAGCTGGTTGCAGCGCTTGGGCTGTGAAGTGATCGACGCCGGTATTCTTGCGGATAACCTTGAGACGACGCGTGCTCGCCTTGGCGAGTTGAAGGATGTCGACCTGATACTGTCGACCGGTGGCGTATCGGTAGGTGAAGCCGATTTTCTGGGCATTGCCCTGCGGGAAGAGGGCGAGCTCACGTTGTGGAAGCTCGCGATCAAACCGGGCAAGCCACTGACGTTCGGGCATTTTCGTGGGGTTCCGGTGATCGGGCTACCCGGTAACCCAGCGTCGACTCTGGTGACCTTTGCCTTGTTGGCGAGGCCCTATCTCTTGCGCCGTCAGGGTGTAAAAGACGTTGACCCCTTGAAGGTGCAGGTGCCTGCAGGATTTGTATGGCCCAAGGCAGGCAATCGACGCGAGTATTTGCGAGGACGTCTGGAGAACGGCCGGGCAATCATTTACAAGAATCAGAGTTCGGGTGTGTTGCGCAGCGCAGCGTGGGCCGATGGTCTGGTCGAAGTGCGAGAAGATCGCACATTGGTGGAAGGTGACAGCGTAGGCTTCATTCCGCTGAGCGAAGTCCTGGGCTGA
- a CDS encoding exonuclease domain-containing protein, protein MPHWLVIDLEATTDEGGWPVTEMEIIEIGATLVDRQGRELDHFQRFVRPLRRPLLTPFCRELTRITQASIDSAQPLTEVWPAFERWLGQHHSRLEGWASWGDYDRKQLLQEWQTLQLDSELSRVPHMNLKQRFAKARRLDRPLGLNGALQLAGMQFTGQQHRALEDARNTARLLPLILPL, encoded by the coding sequence ATGCCTCACTGGCTGGTCATTGATCTGGAAGCCACCACCGATGAAGGGGGTTGGCCGGTTACGGAAATGGAAATCATCGAAATCGGTGCCACGCTGGTGGACCGCCAGGGTCGGGAGCTGGATCATTTCCAGCGTTTCGTGCGCCCGTTGCGCCGGCCCCTGCTCACGCCGTTTTGCCGCGAGCTGACCCGCATCACCCAGGCCAGTATCGACAGCGCACAACCGCTGACCGAGGTCTGGCCAGCCTTCGAGCGCTGGCTCGGCCAACATCATTCGCGCCTGGAAGGCTGGGCGAGTTGGGGCGATTACGATCGCAAGCAACTGCTGCAGGAATGGCAGACGCTGCAACTCGACAGCGAACTCAGCCGAGTACCGCACATGAACCTCAAACAGCGCTTTGCCAAGGCCCGACGCCTGGATCGTCCATTGGGGCTCAACGGTGCGCTGCAACTGGCGGGCATGCAGTTCACCGGCCAGCAGCACCGGGCGCTGGAGGATGCGCGCAATACAGCGCGTCTGTTACCGCTGATTCTGCCCCTCTAG
- a CDS encoding chemotaxis protein CheV, which translates to MAGILDTVDQRTQLVGENRLEILMFRLAGRQLFAINVFKVQEVLQLPKLTLMPQRHPFVCGVVNLRGQTLPVIDLSQAIGMRPLVPSPTSTIIVTEYNRSVQAFLVGGVDRIVNMNWEAILPPPTSAGRQHYLTAISKVDDQLVEIIDVEKVLAEIVPYNAKVSREKLDDPVLERARGREVLLVDDSNVALSQLRDTLGQLGVKMHIASDGLKALNMLKGWADTGVNMTDKLLMVFTDAEMPEMDGYRLTTEIRNDPRLRGLYVVLHTSLSGSFNDSMVKKVGCDNFLSKFQPDKLVDVVRQRLMLDEVPA; encoded by the coding sequence ATGGCCGGCATTCTCGACACGGTAGACCAACGCACGCAACTGGTGGGTGAGAATCGCCTGGAAATTCTCATGTTCCGGCTGGCTGGGCGACAATTGTTCGCGATCAACGTTTTCAAGGTGCAGGAAGTGTTGCAGCTGCCGAAGCTGACCCTCATGCCGCAGCGCCATCCGTTTGTCTGCGGTGTGGTGAACCTGCGTGGCCAGACGCTGCCGGTGATTGACCTGTCCCAGGCCATCGGTATGCGTCCGCTGGTGCCAAGTCCGACCAGTACGATCATCGTCACCGAGTACAACCGCTCGGTGCAGGCGTTCCTGGTTGGCGGCGTGGACCGCATTGTCAACATGAACTGGGAAGCCATTCTGCCACCACCGACCAGCGCCGGCCGCCAGCATTACCTGACCGCCATCAGCAAGGTCGACGATCAGTTGGTGGAAATCATTGACGTCGAGAAAGTTCTCGCCGAAATCGTCCCGTACAACGCCAAGGTGTCCCGCGAGAAGCTCGACGATCCGGTCCTGGAACGCGCCCGTGGCCGTGAAGTGCTGCTGGTAGACGACTCCAACGTGGCGCTCTCGCAATTGCGCGACACCCTTGGCCAGTTGGGCGTGAAGATGCACATTGCCAGCGACGGCTTGAAAGCGCTGAACATGCTCAAGGGCTGGGCCGATACGGGCGTGAACATGACCGACAAACTGCTGATGGTCTTCACCGACGCGGAAATGCCGGAAATGGACGGCTATCGCCTGACCACCGAAATCCGTAACGACCCGCGCCTGCGTGGCCTCTACGTGGTGCTGCACACGTCGCTGTCCGGCAGCTTCAACGACTCGATGGTGAAGAAGGTCGGCTGCGACAACTTCCTCTCCAAATTCCAGCCGGACAAACTGGTCGACGTGGTGCGCCAGCGTCTGATGCTCGACGAAGTGCCTGCCTGA
- a CDS encoding YgdI/YgdR family lipoprotein, with amino-acid sequence MTQRTLATFMLALGLATLAGCASPTVITLNDGREIQAVDTPKYDDEAGFYEFEQLDGKQTRVNKDQVRTVKEL; translated from the coding sequence ATGACACAACGGACCCTCGCCACTTTCATGCTCGCCTTGGGCCTCGCGACCCTTGCCGGTTGCGCATCGCCTACTGTGATCACCTTGAATGACGGTCGCGAAATCCAGGCCGTCGACACGCCAAAGTATGACGACGAAGCAGGTTTCTACGAGTTCGAACAGTTGGACGGCAAGCAAACCCGCGTGAACAAGGATCAGGTTCGTACCGTTAAAGAGTTGTAA
- a CDS encoding MOSC domain-containing protein, giving the protein MLRLSALYRYPLKSCKAEPLQQVGLDRLGLDGDRRWMLVDEASGRFLTQRVVGQMSQLSALWNAEGGLTLSAPGHMPINIALPAGDAELRGVTIFKDSLRVPDAGDEAGAWVSEFIGKPTRLVQIPLDRARTTQAGYGKDDDQVAFADGFPLLLIGQASLEDLSQKVGRPLEMLRFRPNLVIEGSEAYAEDGWKRIRIGDVEFRVVKPCSRCILTTIDPQTGLRSDDREPLATLQKYRAQEEGAMFGQNLVNDGNGQLEVGMPVTVLE; this is encoded by the coding sequence ATGCTGCGTCTGAGCGCGCTTTATCGTTATCCGTTGAAATCCTGCAAGGCCGAGCCCTTGCAACAGGTCGGCCTCGACAGACTGGGACTGGACGGGGATCGTCGCTGGATGCTGGTGGACGAGGCCAGCGGGCGCTTCCTGACCCAGCGTGTCGTCGGGCAGATGAGCCAGCTGTCGGCGTTGTGGAATGCTGAAGGTGGCTTGACCCTGAGCGCCCCAGGCCACATGCCAATCAATATCGCCTTGCCTGCCGGCGACGCTGAACTGCGCGGCGTGACCATCTTCAAAGACAGTTTGCGCGTGCCTGATGCCGGTGATGAGGCGGGTGCCTGGGTCAGCGAATTCATTGGCAAACCTACTCGACTGGTGCAAATCCCTCTTGATCGTGCGCGCACCACTCAGGCAGGTTACGGCAAGGATGACGATCAGGTGGCTTTCGCCGATGGTTTCCCGTTGTTGCTGATCGGGCAAGCGTCGTTGGAAGACTTGTCGCAGAAAGTCGGCCGCCCCCTGGAAATGCTGCGCTTTCGACCGAATCTGGTCATCGAGGGCAGCGAGGCGTACGCCGAGGATGGCTGGAAGCGTATCCGCATCGGCGATGTCGAGTTCCGCGTCGTCAAACCGTGTTCACGCTGCATTCTGACCACCATCGATCCGCAAACCGGATTGCGCAGCGATGATCGGGAACCGCTCGCGACCTTGCAGAAATACCGTGCTCAGGAAGAGGGCGCGATGTTCGGCCAGAATCTGGTCAACGATGGCAATGGCCAGCTCGAAGTCGGCATGCCGGTCACGGTGCTGGAATAA
- the yegS gene encoding lipid kinase YegS, giving the protein MGERKALLILHGKQALNEEVRAAVEEKRSQGWELAVRLTWEAGDAQRLVDEALAAGYKQLIAGGGDGTLRDIAEAMAAHSTQASLVLMPLGTANDFARAAGVPLEPDQALKLLDAEPRAIDLGEVGGQVFLNMATGGFGSQVTANTSEDLKKVLGGAAYLFTGLSRFSELHAAYGELHGPDFQWSGELLALGIGNGRQAGGGHMLCPHALADDGLLDISILPAPQEVVGTLKSLLADGFGIDNMFVRARLPWVEIKVSEGLYINLDGEPLEGESLRFSARPAALRVHLPEHSPLLSVPAAINRPG; this is encoded by the coding sequence ATGGGCGAACGCAAGGCACTGTTGATTCTGCACGGCAAGCAGGCGCTCAACGAGGAGGTCCGGGCAGCCGTCGAAGAAAAGCGCTCACAAGGCTGGGAATTGGCTGTCCGACTGACCTGGGAGGCCGGCGACGCACAGCGGTTGGTAGACGAAGCGCTGGCGGCGGGCTACAAGCAGCTCATCGCCGGCGGTGGCGACGGGACGTTGCGCGATATTGCCGAGGCGATGGCCGCGCATTCGACGCAGGCCAGTCTGGTGCTGATGCCATTGGGAACCGCCAACGATTTCGCCCGCGCCGCGGGTGTGCCGCTGGAACCTGATCAAGCCTTGAAACTTCTGGACGCTGAACCCCGTGCCATCGATTTGGGCGAGGTCGGCGGTCAGGTGTTCCTGAACATGGCCACGGGCGGCTTCGGTAGCCAGGTCACGGCGAACACCTCTGAAGACTTGAAAAAAGTACTGGGCGGCGCGGCTTATCTGTTCACCGGTTTATCACGCTTCAGTGAATTGCATGCGGCCTATGGTGAGCTGCATGGCCCGGATTTTCAGTGGAGTGGCGAGTTGCTGGCGTTGGGCATCGGCAATGGCCGTCAGGCGGGCGGCGGTCATATGCTGTGCCCGCACGCACTGGCAGACGACGGTCTGCTGGATATCAGCATTCTGCCTGCACCGCAGGAAGTGGTCGGAACATTGAAAAGCTTGCTTGCCGATGGTTTCGGTATCGACAACATGTTTGTGCGCGCGCGCTTGCCATGGGTCGAGATCAAGGTCTCGGAGGGCCTCTACATCAACCTTGATGGCGAACCGCTGGAAGGCGAAAGCCTGCGCTTCTCGGCGCGCCCGGCGGCACTGCGGGTGCATTTGCCCGAGCATTCGCCACTGCTGAGTGTCCCGGCAGCGATCAATCGTCCAGGCTGA
- a CDS encoding acetyl/propionyl/methylcrotonyl-CoA carboxylase subunit alpha produces the protein MPGLSKILIANRGEIACRIQRTAQALGYRTVAVFSDADADALHVQIADEAINIGAAPVQQSYLNIPAILDAARRTGADAIHPGYGFLSENAGFARACRDAGMTFIGPSPEAIELMGSKRLSKLAMLDAGVPCIKGYQGAEQDDATLSREAERIGFPLMIKASAGGGGRGMRLVHEAGELLAQIRTARSEALHGFGSDELILEQALIDPRHVEVQLFGDQQGNLIYLGERDCSIQRRHQKVIEEAPCPVMTAELRQAMGEAALKAGRAVNYVGAGTVEFLLDARGQFYFLEMNTRLQVEHPVTELITGLDLVAWQLHVAEGLPLPLRQEQVQLSGHAIEVRLYAEDPTQTFLPQTGRIAAWEPASQGGVRIDHGLIEGQQVSPFYDPLLGKIIAHGATREEARRKLLRAVQDSVLLGLASNQRLLASLLEHSQFISGEFSTGFIPTYFSDHPCLHPYVPGAEELAIAAALFYQASAQAHPAVLAGWRNNASVPLHYRIGLEDQDWPVQLNAVPGEPYRIQAAGQAFELSVIQCDGRWASLELDGIRRRHAYRLDAGQLWLFTRPGSLRLMDCTQALVSSEASASSGTLKAPMDGAIVDVLVTEGSMVSKGQLLVVLEAMKMEHPLKSGIDGVLKRLQVRVGDQVKNRQILLEVE, from the coding sequence ATGCCCGGACTCAGCAAAATCCTGATCGCCAACCGCGGTGAGATCGCCTGTCGCATCCAGCGCACCGCCCAGGCCCTGGGCTACCGCACCGTCGCCGTATTCAGCGACGCAGATGCAGACGCGCTGCACGTACAGATCGCCGACGAAGCCATTAACATCGGCGCGGCCCCGGTGCAGCAATCCTATCTGAACATCCCGGCCATTCTCGATGCCGCCCGCCGCACCGGCGCCGACGCGATCCACCCCGGCTACGGTTTCCTCTCGGAAAACGCCGGGTTCGCCCGCGCCTGCCGAGACGCAGGCATGACCTTCATCGGCCCCAGCCCCGAAGCCATCGAACTGATGGGTAGCAAGCGCCTGTCGAAACTCGCCATGCTCGACGCCGGTGTGCCGTGTATCAAAGGCTATCAGGGCGCCGAGCAGGATGATGCGACGCTGAGCCGCGAAGCCGAACGCATCGGTTTTCCGTTGATGATCAAGGCCAGTGCAGGGGGTGGCGGGCGGGGCATGCGCCTGGTGCACGAGGCCGGCGAGTTGCTGGCGCAGATCCGCACCGCGCGCTCCGAAGCGCTGCATGGGTTTGGCAGCGACGAGCTGATTCTCGAACAAGCGTTGATCGACCCGCGTCACGTCGAGGTTCAACTGTTCGGCGACCAGCAAGGCAACCTGATCTACCTCGGCGAGCGCGACTGTTCGATCCAGCGTCGCCACCAGAAAGTCATCGAGGAAGCGCCCTGCCCGGTCATGACCGCCGAGCTGCGTCAGGCCATGGGCGAAGCAGCGCTCAAGGCCGGGCGCGCGGTGAATTACGTCGGCGCTGGCACCGTGGAGTTTTTGCTGGATGCGCGCGGACAGTTTTATTTTCTGGAAATGAATACCCGGTTGCAGGTGGAACACCCGGTAACGGAACTGATCACTGGCCTGGATCTGGTGGCCTGGCAACTGCACGTCGCCGAAGGGCTGCCGTTACCGTTGCGCCAGGAGCAGGTGCAACTCAGCGGCCATGCCATCGAAGTGCGCTTGTACGCCGAAGACCCGACCCAGACGTTTCTGCCGCAAACCGGGCGGATCGCCGCCTGGGAACCGGCATCGCAGGGCGGCGTACGGATCGATCATGGTCTGATCGAGGGTCAGCAGGTCAGCCCGTTCTACGACCCGCTGCTGGGCAAAATCATCGCCCACGGCGCTACTCGCGAGGAAGCCCGGCGCAAGTTGCTGCGGGCAGTGCAGGACAGCGTGCTGCTCGGTCTTGCCAGTAATCAGCGCCTGCTTGCCAGCCTGTTGGAACATTCGCAATTCATCAGTGGCGAGTTCAGCACCGGGTTCATCCCGACGTATTTTTCCGATCATCCCTGCCTGCATCCTTATGTGCCCGGCGCCGAAGAACTGGCGATTGCCGCTGCGCTGTTCTATCAGGCTTCAGCCCAGGCTCATCCCGCCGTGCTGGCCGGTTGGCGCAATAACGCCAGTGTGCCGCTGCACTATCGCATCGGTCTGGAGGATCAGGATTGGCCGGTGCAATTGAACGCGGTACCGGGCGAACCCTATCGGATTCAAGCCGCCGGACAGGCCTTCGAACTGAGTGTCATCCAGTGCGACGGGCGCTGGGCCAGCCTGGAACTCGATGGCATCCGCCGGCGTCATGCCTACCGTCTCGACGCCGGGCAACTCTGGCTTTTCACCCGTCCCGGGAGTCTGCGGCTGATGGATTGCACACAGGCGCTGGTCAGTAGCGAGGCCAGCGCCAGCTCCGGCACGCTCAAGGCTCCGATGGACGGCGCCATCGTCGATGTGCTGGTCACTGAAGGCAGCATGGTCAGCAAAGGCCAGCTGCTGGTGGTGCTGGAAGCCATGAAAATGGAGCACCCGTTGAAATCAGGCATCGACGGCGTGCTCAAGCGGCTGCAGGTCAGGGTCGGCGACCAGGTGAAAAATCGTCAGATTTTGTTGGAGGTCGAATAA
- a CDS encoding pyrimidine/purine nucleoside phosphorylase, with the protein MFKVNEYFDGTVKSIAFGTAEGPATIGVMAPGEYEFGTSQREIMHVVTGALTVKLPDSTDWETFEAGSQFNVPANSKFQLKVAVDTAYLCEYRG; encoded by the coding sequence ATGTTTAAAGTCAACGAGTACTTCGACGGCACCGTCAAGTCGATCGCCTTTGGCACCGCTGAAGGTCCTGCGACCATCGGCGTCATGGCTCCGGGCGAATACGAATTCGGCACCAGCCAGCGTGAAATCATGCACGTAGTGACCGGCGCCCTGACCGTCAAACTGCCGGATAGCACCGACTGGGAAACCTTCGAAGCCGGCAGCCAGTTCAACGTGCCAGCCAACAGCAAGTTCCAGCTGAAAGTGGCCGTCGACACCGCTTACCTGTGCGAATACCGCGGCTAA
- the moaB gene encoding molybdenum cofactor biosynthesis protein B, protein MKAKADVPFAPLNIAVLTVSDTRTLETDTSGQVFVDRLSAAGHNLAFRVLLKDDLYKIRAQVANWIADDVVQVVLITGGTGFTGRDSTPEAVSCLLDKQVDGFGELFRQISVADIGTSTVQSRALAGLANGTLVCCLPGSTNAVRTGWDGILAEQLDSRHRPCNFVAHLKQAAPCESRG, encoded by the coding sequence ATGAAAGCCAAGGCTGATGTACCTTTCGCGCCGCTCAACATCGCGGTGCTGACGGTCAGCGACACCCGTACCCTGGAAACCGACACGTCAGGCCAGGTCTTTGTTGACCGCTTGAGCGCTGCCGGCCATAACCTGGCCTTCCGGGTTTTGCTCAAAGATGATCTCTACAAAATTCGCGCGCAAGTTGCCAACTGGATTGCCGACGATGTCGTGCAGGTCGTGTTGATCACCGGCGGCACTGGCTTCACGGGGCGAGACAGCACCCCCGAAGCGGTCAGCTGCCTGCTCGACAAGCAGGTCGACGGCTTTGGTGAGCTGTTCCGCCAGATATCGGTGGCGGATATTGGCACCTCCACTGTGCAATCCCGTGCCCTGGCCGGTCTCGCCAACGGCACGTTGGTGTGCTGCTTGCCGGGCTCGACCAACGCCGTGCGCACCGGCTGGGATGGCATTCTTGCCGAACAACTGGACTCCCGGCACCGCCCGTGCAATTTCGTTGCTCATCTGAAACAGGCGGCACCCTGTGAATCCCGCGGGTAA